A region from the Solibacillus sp. FSL H8-0523 genome encodes:
- a CDS encoding tape measure protein — translation MATIRTAIQIQDGLSSAFKSMNIAMQATINSFESLQRASGNAVDTSSIEIARRELARAETAFNDIETQIREADHQQDRFNQSIRDGTTAASGMLGKLMGVAAAYLSFQTGKDILGLSDTITNTTARLNMMNDGMQTTAELQEMIFASAERSLASYLDTADVVSKLGMRAKDAFASNKETILFAENLNKLFAIAGASQQEMASASLQLTQALGSGVLRGEELNAVFEAAPNVIQTIADYLDVPIGKIRDMASDGEITADIVKNAMLGATSAINDQFDKMPKTWEQNVTTFKNNAIRAFDEMFKRIEELANSSKFNDFANSASKSLNVLAGVAIAALNTFASIAGFVYDNWAFIAPIVGTVTTAMLLYGGALIGIKLTTMAVAGWQGILAAKATIATGATFAQTAAQHGLNAAMYANPVTWVIAGFMALIAVFYLGIATINHFAGTSISATGLIAGVFGALGAFLHNMVAFWWNLFASIAEFFYNVWIDPVYATKKLLGSIAETTINMAQSMIGSFDSAATNLANMFVDAANTAISAINWVSDAINNLTGIDFGKMGTINQKSSVTADYTGLKGKINDWIGDAPTGTWSAPKMEMKGIPDAFNSGYDWGANLFSGLNNSEPSTFDTSLENLLNSINDSVGEGADAGKDTAKKAKKIADKANILVDDLKYLRDLSEREAINRYTTAEIKVDMKNENHINNDMDIDGIIDRFGEKVEEVISVLAEGDSVDV, via the coding sequence ATGGCAACTATTCGTACAGCAATACAAATTCAAGATGGCCTCTCGAGCGCTTTTAAGTCCATGAACATCGCAATGCAAGCAACAATTAATAGTTTTGAAAGTTTACAGCGTGCATCTGGAAATGCAGTCGATACATCCAGCATTGAAATCGCAAGACGAGAGTTGGCGAGAGCTGAAACAGCTTTTAACGATATTGAAACTCAAATCCGTGAAGCTGACCATCAACAAGATCGTTTCAATCAATCTATTCGAGACGGAACCACCGCAGCCAGTGGCATGCTTGGGAAATTAATGGGTGTTGCCGCTGCCTACTTATCATTTCAAACAGGTAAAGATATCTTAGGGCTCTCAGATACCATTACCAATACAACAGCCCGTCTAAATATGATGAATGATGGCATGCAAACTACAGCTGAATTGCAAGAGATGATTTTTGCATCTGCTGAGCGTTCACTTGCATCTTATTTAGATACCGCGGATGTTGTATCTAAGTTAGGAATGCGTGCTAAGGACGCATTTGCAAGTAATAAGGAAACCATTTTATTCGCAGAAAACTTGAATAAATTATTTGCAATCGCAGGTGCAAGTCAACAAGAAATGGCTTCTGCAAGTTTGCAGTTAACACAAGCGCTTGGTTCGGGAGTATTACGCGGTGAAGAATTAAATGCTGTATTTGAAGCGGCGCCGAACGTAATTCAAACAATTGCGGATTATTTGGATGTACCAATTGGGAAGATTAGGGATATGGCATCAGATGGAGAAATCACAGCAGATATTGTAAAAAATGCAATGTTAGGTGCTACGTCAGCAATTAATGATCAGTTTGATAAAATGCCGAAAACGTGGGAGCAGAATGTAACGACGTTTAAAAACAATGCGATTCGTGCTTTCGACGAAATGTTTAAACGAATAGAAGAGTTAGCGAATTCATCGAAGTTTAACGACTTTGCAAACAGCGCTTCAAAATCTTTAAATGTATTAGCTGGTGTTGCAATTGCTGCATTAAATACCTTCGCGTCGATTGCAGGTTTCGTTTATGATAATTGGGCGTTTATTGCACCAATTGTTGGTACTGTTACTACAGCAATGTTACTTTACGGTGGTGCATTAATAGGCATTAAACTTACAACAATGGCAGTAGCTGGGTGGCAAGGGATATTGGCTGCAAAAGCAACAATAGCAACAGGTGCAACATTCGCTCAAACAGCAGCTCAACATGGACTGAATGCCGCTATGTATGCGAATCCAGTAACCTGGGTGATAGCTGGATTTATGGCGTTAATTGCAGTATTTTATCTCGGTATTGCAACAATTAATCACTTTGCTGGTACTTCTATAAGTGCAACAGGATTAATAGCGGGAGTTTTCGGTGCATTAGGTGCGTTCTTGCATAATATGGTTGCGTTTTGGTGGAACTTGTTCGCTTCAATCGCAGAGTTCTTTTACAACGTGTGGATTGATCCTGTTTATGCAACGAAAAAACTTCTCGGAAGTATAGCGGAAACAACTATTAACATGGCGCAGTCGATGATAGGTTCTTTCGACAGTGCTGCTACCAATTTAGCAAACATGTTTGTAGATGCCGCTAATACGGCTATTAGCGCAATTAATTGGGTGAGCGATGCGATAAATAATTTGACAGGCATAGATTTTGGTAAGATGGGTACAATCAATCAAAAAAGTTCAGTTACAGCTGATTACACCGGTTTAAAAGGGAAAATTAACGACTGGATTGGCGATGCACCAACAGGTACTTGGTCAGCACCTAAAATGGAGATGAAAGGGATTCCAGATGCGTTCAATTCAGGCTACGATTGGGGAGCGAATCTATTTAGCGGTTTAAATAATAGTGAGCCATCAACTTTCGACACAAGCCTAGAGAATCTTTTAAATAGCATTAACGATTCAGTTGGCGAAGGTGCAGACGCGGGCAAAGATACCGCAAAAAAAGCAAAGAAAATTGCCGATAAAGCGAATATCTTAGTGGACGATTTAAAATATCTGCGCGACTTATCAGAACGTGAAGCCATCAACCGTTACACAACAGCCGAAATCAAAGTAGATATGAAAAATGAGAATCACATCAACAATGATATGGACATTGACGGCATTATCGACCGATTCGGTGAAAAAGTTGAAGAGGTTATTTCAGTTTTAGCAGAGGGGGATAGTGTAGATGTATAA
- a CDS encoding phage tail tube protein, with product MNKLFKCIVAASLLSRFLNQPKVPQLPLKLDLQFFSEPTMDAWEAVHGAQGRAFVTIEGTRYRFANLINLDADMTKTKSKIPIMGRIAKGNKSTGAEYEGSATFHFNTSVFRQLLKRYKETGEDIYFDIQVTNEDGGSGIGRQTTILIGCNLDGGKIAKLDADAEYLEDEITFTFEDWDMPEEFSLLKSMQS from the coding sequence ATGAATAAATTATTTAAATGTATCGTGGCAGCATCTCTGTTGTCACGATTTTTAAATCAACCTAAGGTGCCCCAATTACCTTTGAAATTAGATTTACAATTTTTTAGTGAGCCTACTATGGATGCATGGGAAGCAGTTCATGGTGCTCAAGGGCGTGCGTTCGTCACAATAGAAGGTACTCGGTACCGTTTTGCAAATTTAATCAATTTAGATGCAGATATGACTAAAACAAAATCTAAAATTCCGATTATGGGACGCATTGCCAAAGGAAATAAATCTACTGGCGCGGAGTATGAAGGTAGCGCAACTTTCCACTTTAATACTTCTGTTTTCCGCCAATTACTTAAGCGCTACAAAGAAACAGGGGAAGATATTTATTTCGATATTCAAGTTACAAACGAGGATGGTGGTTCGGGTATTGGTCGCCAAACGACTATTTTAATTGGTTGTAACTTGGATGGTGGTAAAATTGCTAAATTGGACGCAGATGCAGAATATTTAGAAGATGAAATCACGTTTACATTTGAAGATTGGGATATGCCTGAGGAATTTTCTCTTCTCAAATCAATGCAATCCTAA
- a CDS encoding phage tail sheath C-terminal domain-containing protein, translated as MALGGGPFLTQNKVLPGTYHNFISATRAFVNLSDRGYVGQPIALDWGQDEGVFTVNLEDLQKDSLKIFGYDYTHQKLKGIRDLFKGALTVFFAKLNLGGTAAENDLAKAKYKGVRGNDIRLVVQPNVDEPTQFDVLTYIDTTLVDEQTVATAADLTANDFVVFKADATLNATVGMPLTGGSNGATALTAGTPHQMALDDLEAFGFNTLGCLSLEPTIKSLYVEYTKRIRDVVGGKFQLVGHKLGKMDHEGIIDIQNDAIGDGEEVFGAVYWATGVQAGVAVNKSNTNKTYTGEHTLDMTETKTQSQLTALLKAGKYVFHRVGEDINVLEDVNTFVSFTVDKNEDFSMNQVIRVLDQIAIDTAQLFNSRYLGKVPNDQDGRISLWSDIGAHRLELQRIRAIQNYNKDELTVEQGQSKKAVVVSEIVTPTIAMSQLYITTEVA; from the coding sequence ATGGCGCTTGGAGGAGGTCCATTTTTAACACAAAACAAAGTATTACCAGGTACGTACCATAACTTTATTTCTGCTACACGAGCGTTCGTGAACCTATCTGACCGCGGTTATGTAGGACAACCGATTGCACTTGATTGGGGGCAAGATGAAGGTGTATTTACCGTTAATTTAGAGGACTTACAAAAGGACTCTTTAAAAATCTTTGGCTACGATTATACGCACCAAAAATTAAAAGGTATTCGAGATTTATTTAAAGGCGCGTTAACCGTATTTTTCGCTAAGTTAAATCTTGGTGGTACTGCTGCTGAAAATGATTTAGCAAAAGCAAAATATAAAGGTGTACGAGGTAATGACATTCGTTTGGTCGTACAACCTAACGTAGACGAACCTACGCAGTTCGATGTATTAACGTACATCGATACAACATTAGTTGACGAGCAAACGGTCGCTACAGCTGCTGATCTAACAGCAAATGATTTTGTTGTATTTAAAGCAGACGCAACATTAAACGCAACAGTAGGAATGCCGTTGACTGGTGGCTCAAATGGCGCAACAGCTTTAACGGCAGGCACGCCGCACCAAATGGCTTTAGATGATTTAGAAGCATTCGGCTTTAATACATTAGGTTGTTTATCATTAGAACCTACTATTAAATCGCTATATGTTGAATACACAAAGCGTATTCGTGATGTGGTCGGCGGTAAGTTCCAGTTGGTAGGCCATAAACTTGGCAAGATGGATCATGAGGGTATCATTGATATCCAAAACGATGCGATCGGTGATGGTGAGGAAGTATTCGGCGCAGTTTATTGGGCTACTGGTGTACAAGCTGGTGTAGCTGTTAATAAATCGAATACCAACAAAACATACACAGGAGAACACACGCTTGATATGACTGAAACAAAAACACAGTCACAATTAACAGCGTTATTAAAAGCTGGGAAGTACGTGTTTCATCGTGTCGGTGAGGATATCAACGTTCTTGAAGATGTTAATACATTCGTTTCGTTTACAGTCGACAAAAACGAAGATTTCTCGATGAACCAAGTTATCCGCGTACTAGATCAAATTGCCATTGACACAGCGCAGTTATTTAATAGCCGGTATCTTGGGAAAGTACCAAATGACCAAGATGGCCGTATTTCGTTATGGTCTGATATTGGTGCGCATCGATTAGAGTTACAGCGTATTCGTGCAATCCAAAATTACAACAAAGATGAATTAACAGTAGAACAAGGTCAGTCTAAAAAAGCAGTTGTTGTGAGCGAAATTGTTACACCAACGATTGCAATGTCACAGCTTTATATAACTACTGAGGTAGCGTAA
- a CDS encoding DUF6838 family protein, giving the protein MEINDIVTAISVKLHNVFGASYKKYTDQVPQGFQRPCFFIQFLNLENIRQIGGRWRVMTLFNVQYFPRNGASEVANMTLKTQQALKDVTLLNGSVMLGTGGNSEPVDGVGHNFIHFNFFLQEVEQKVFMGSLEHYQKTKG; this is encoded by the coding sequence ATGGAAATTAACGATATTGTTACAGCTATTTCCGTGAAGCTTCACAATGTTTTTGGGGCTAGCTATAAAAAGTATACAGATCAAGTACCACAAGGCTTTCAAAGGCCTTGTTTTTTTATTCAGTTTTTGAACCTAGAGAACATTCGACAAATTGGAGGACGTTGGAGAGTAATGACGCTTTTTAATGTACAGTATTTCCCGAGGAATGGGGCATCAGAGGTCGCTAACATGACTTTGAAGACACAGCAAGCATTGAAGGACGTTACGCTTTTGAACGGCTCCGTAATGCTCGGTACTGGTGGTAATAGCGAGCCAGTAGATGGTGTAGGTCACAATTTCATTCACTTTAATTTCTTCTTACAAGAGGTCGAGCAGAAAGTGTTTATGGGTTCATTAGAGCATTATCAAAAAACGAAAGGGTGA
- a CDS encoding HK97 gp10 family phage protein: protein MARWGRVDISQLKRMQKKMERLERAGFDKFCEDAAKELAARMLSKVIKRTPVGQYDDGRVGGTLRRGWTIKTDVRKVGNVYEVEVINPTEYAQYVEFGHRTSNHQGWVNGRFMMTISADEVERAAPAILERKLMNLLKEAFDGN from the coding sequence ATGGCGCGATGGGGTCGAGTTGATATTTCGCAGTTGAAACGGATGCAGAAGAAAATGGAGCGGCTTGAACGAGCTGGCTTTGACAAGTTTTGCGAAGATGCAGCAAAAGAATTAGCTGCTCGTATGCTATCGAAAGTAATCAAGCGCACACCAGTTGGTCAGTATGATGACGGTCGTGTTGGCGGTACTTTAAGGCGTGGTTGGACCATAAAAACCGATGTACGCAAAGTTGGCAATGTTTACGAGGTTGAAGTTATCAATCCTACTGAATATGCTCAATACGTCGAGTTCGGCCATCGTACATCCAATCATCAAGGTTGGGTAAACGGCCGCTTCATGATGACCATTTCAGCGGATGAAGTTGAGAGAGCAGCGCCAGCTATATTAGAACGAAAGCTAATGAATTTACTGAAGGAGGCTTTCGATGGAAATTAA
- a CDS encoding major capsid protein, giving the protein MPDVLEVFNQKTVLDYLKERQLPAYVGESLFPEVKYDTLEFEYLVGASNLPVAAKIHAFDTEAEIGSIEAGNQALEAAYIKKKYQIKEKDLIALQFPRTPQEEKMLTGRVFNLVDRSVNDVRAEKEIMRMQALANGELSLSMEGGGTLMVDYQVPIDHKEALAGSALWTAETADIIGDITRWTDALDEKPTRALTSNKIASLILRNSSVIAALFGKDSGRVATLADLNAFMKSHGLPQIATYDSKYRVQAANGTYTTNRYFPENKLVMFGDSELGETLHGPTPEESRMLRQGNEEIHNAGNVIAMVYEEGLDPVSTWVKAASAAIPSFPEANNVFQAQPIA; this is encoded by the coding sequence ATGCCAGATGTATTAGAAGTATTCAATCAGAAAACCGTTTTAGATTATTTAAAGGAGCGTCAATTACCTGCTTATGTAGGTGAATCACTTTTCCCTGAAGTGAAGTATGACACGCTTGAGTTCGAATATTTAGTAGGTGCGAGCAATTTACCAGTAGCCGCTAAAATTCATGCATTCGATACTGAGGCTGAAATCGGTTCTATTGAGGCAGGTAATCAAGCGCTTGAAGCGGCGTACATCAAGAAAAAATACCAAATTAAAGAAAAGGACCTTATTGCATTACAATTCCCACGTACACCACAGGAAGAAAAAATGTTAACTGGCCGCGTCTTTAACTTAGTGGATCGTTCAGTTAACGATGTGCGTGCTGAAAAAGAAATCATGCGTATGCAAGCTTTAGCTAATGGTGAACTATCGTTATCAATGGAAGGTGGCGGCACTTTAATGGTTGACTATCAGGTGCCGATTGACCATAAAGAAGCATTAGCTGGTAGCGCGTTATGGACTGCTGAAACAGCTGATATCATTGGTGATATTACTCGTTGGACGGATGCATTAGATGAAAAACCAACACGCGCTCTAACATCTAATAAAATTGCGAGCTTAATCTTACGTAATTCTAGCGTGATTGCCGCTTTATTCGGTAAAGATAGCGGACGTGTTGCTACTTTAGCGGATTTAAATGCGTTCATGAAATCGCATGGTTTACCGCAAATCGCTACTTACGATTCGAAGTACCGTGTGCAGGCTGCCAACGGAACGTATACAACAAATCGTTATTTCCCTGAAAATAAATTAGTTATGTTTGGTGACAGTGAGCTAGGTGAGACGTTACATGGTCCTACACCTGAAGAGAGCCGTATGCTACGTCAAGGTAATGAGGAAATTCACAATGCAGGTAACGTTATCGCTATGGTATATGAGGAAGGTTTAGACCCAGTTTCAACTTGGGTGAAAGCGGCGTCTGCTGCTATTCCTTCATTCCCTGAAGCAAACAACGTATTCCAAGCACAACCAATCGCATAG
- a CDS encoding phage scaffolding protein, whose translation MNKEQLLAAGLTEEQAQAVLDGFGQMIPKARFDEVNSAKNNLETQMSDYEQQLNGLKDKAKGNEDLQAEITRLQNEQQDAKTQYEQQLQDERLGTAIKLALAGKVQDMDIVAGLLDKEKIELDDKGAVKGGLNEQLTTLKESKSFLFVPEKEDKKPTFKGVNPAGGGGGADGELSTGSAFAKELNEKGSPATNAPNLWT comes from the coding sequence ATGAATAAAGAACAATTACTTGCTGCTGGATTAACTGAGGAGCAAGCTCAAGCGGTATTAGATGGTTTCGGTCAAATGATTCCGAAAGCACGTTTTGATGAAGTAAACAGCGCCAAAAATAACCTAGAAACACAGATGTCTGATTATGAACAGCAGTTAAATGGCTTGAAGGACAAAGCGAAAGGTAATGAGGATCTACAAGCTGAAATCACTCGCTTGCAAAATGAACAGCAAGATGCCAAAACGCAATACGAGCAGCAGTTGCAGGACGAGCGACTAGGCACGGCTATCAAGCTTGCTTTAGCTGGTAAAGTGCAAGATATGGATATTGTTGCTGGCTTGCTCGACAAGGAAAAAATTGAATTAGACGATAAGGGCGCCGTTAAAGGTGGCCTTAATGAACAATTAACGACTTTAAAAGAATCGAAGTCGTTTTTATTTGTGCCTGAAAAGGAAGATAAGAAACCTACTTTTAAAGGCGTAAATCCAGCAGGTGGCGGTGGCGGCGCAGATGGTGAATTAAGCACTGGTAGCGCATTCGCAAAGGAACTCAATGAAAAAGGTTCACCAGCAACAAACGCTCCTAATCTATGGACGTAA
- a CDS encoding minor capsid protein, giving the protein MAKKPRNYWRQRFEALEDAQHNRSVFYYAELEKAYIDTMRSLEADILRWYERFSKSEGVTLDEAKRLLQASELKEFKWSVDDYIKYGQKNAINQQWMKQLENASSRVHISRLESLKLQMQQHVEKLYGDQIQGFERVMKEVYQNQYFHTAYEVQRGFNVGFAFQALDEARLTKIISKPWTADNLTFSAKIWRDRGALIDALHKELTLSVAKGESPQRLISVIQKKMNTSRSSAARLVLTEQAFFSATASKDAFDELDVEQYEIIATLDSKTSDICQDMDGKVFKLKDFEPGITANPFHPRCRTTTAPYFEDDYSQRIARKKNGEVYYIDANIKYPEWEERFVA; this is encoded by the coding sequence ATGGCAAAGAAACCGCGTAACTATTGGCGTCAACGTTTTGAAGCGTTAGAAGATGCCCAGCACAACCGCAGCGTCTTTTATTATGCCGAGCTTGAAAAAGCGTATATCGATACCATGCGCTCGCTTGAAGCGGATATTTTGCGCTGGTATGAGCGGTTTTCAAAGTCCGAGGGCGTCACACTAGACGAAGCTAAACGACTGCTACAAGCTAGCGAACTGAAAGAATTTAAATGGTCAGTTGATGATTACATTAAATACGGTCAAAAGAATGCTATTAACCAGCAATGGATGAAACAGCTTGAAAATGCATCATCACGAGTCCATATCAGCCGTTTGGAGAGTTTGAAGCTACAGATGCAACAACATGTGGAAAAACTGTATGGTGACCAAATACAAGGCTTTGAGCGTGTGATGAAAGAAGTGTACCAAAATCAGTATTTCCATACGGCTTATGAGGTGCAAAGGGGATTCAATGTTGGCTTTGCATTTCAAGCATTGGATGAAGCTAGGCTCACGAAAATCATTAGCAAGCCGTGGACAGCTGATAATTTGACGTTTAGCGCTAAAATTTGGCGTGATAGAGGCGCTTTGATTGATGCGTTACACAAAGAGTTAACGTTGTCTGTAGCTAAAGGTGAGAGTCCACAGCGCTTAATTAGTGTAATTCAAAAGAAAATGAATACATCTCGTTCCAGTGCGGCCCGTTTGGTATTAACCGAGCAGGCTTTTTTTAGTGCCACAGCTTCAAAGGATGCATTCGATGAGTTGGACGTGGAGCAGTACGAGATCATTGCGACACTAGATAGCAAGACGAGCGATATTTGTCAGGACATGGACGGTAAGGTGTTTAAGCTGAAAGATTTCGAGCCAGGTATTACAGCCAATCCGTTTCATCCGCGTTGCCGTACAACTACGGCTCCATACTTTGAGGACGATTACAGTCAGCGTATTGCGCGTAAGAAAAATGGTGAAGTGTATTACATTGATGCGAATATTAAATATCCTGAATGGGAGGAACGTTTTGTTGCGTAA
- a CDS encoding phage portal protein, producing MAALFPFQGATTDTQLINEQIATGANKVISNIKLLELEISKFKESEKRKWMLLGEAYYEGEQEINKRERMVIGEGGRLVANKNLPNNKILDNQYAKLVDQKVNFQLGKPLTLESENAQYVKLLQGIFNRRFHRTLKAIGQDAMNAGIGWIYPHYDENGNFTIKRFPPHQIIPFWVDSEQTMVDSAIRIYSTLVYEGEKERVVEKVEVYSTNGIEYYEWFNGRLIPDVTNEAQPYMYVEDEEVITAANWARVPLIPFKFNNKEIPLIKRVKSLQDGINVMLSDFENNMQEDARNTILVVYNYDGQDLGEFRRNLSQYGAVKVRRGDGQNGGVDTLTVNVNADNYKAILTLFKKALIENGRGYDAKDERMSNNPNQMNIQSMYSDIELDANGIETEFQASFEELLWFINQHLANTGHDDFEGEPVDIIFNRDVLINETEVIQGLEKSPYLSEETRIAQHPYVKDVQLELKRLKQEQQELMNMHDNYADTFKQLNGGGSNGKETA from the coding sequence ATGGCAGCACTATTCCCTTTTCAGGGAGCAACAACAGATACACAATTGATTAACGAGCAGATTGCTACTGGTGCAAATAAAGTAATCAGCAATATCAAATTGCTTGAACTAGAAATCAGTAAATTTAAAGAATCTGAAAAACGTAAGTGGATGCTGTTAGGTGAGGCGTATTACGAGGGCGAGCAAGAAATCAATAAGCGTGAACGTATGGTTATCGGTGAAGGAGGCCGCTTAGTAGCTAATAAAAACCTTCCAAACAATAAAATTTTAGACAACCAGTATGCCAAGCTCGTAGACCAAAAGGTAAACTTCCAGTTAGGTAAGCCATTGACGCTTGAATCCGAAAATGCACAGTATGTGAAGTTGCTGCAGGGTATTTTCAACAGACGCTTCCACCGAACTTTAAAGGCAATAGGTCAAGATGCTATGAATGCTGGTATCGGTTGGATATATCCACACTATGATGAAAATGGCAATTTTACGATTAAACGTTTTCCGCCACATCAAATCATTCCGTTTTGGGTTGATTCAGAGCAAACGATGGTCGATTCCGCTATCCGTATTTATTCAACCCTTGTCTATGAAGGCGAGAAAGAGCGTGTAGTTGAGAAGGTAGAGGTTTACAGCACGAATGGCATTGAATATTACGAGTGGTTTAACGGCCGCTTGATACCTGATGTTACGAATGAAGCTCAGCCATATATGTATGTAGAGGACGAGGAAGTGATTACCGCGGCAAACTGGGCGCGCGTGCCGTTGATTCCTTTTAAATTCAACAACAAGGAAATCCCACTGATCAAGCGTGTGAAATCTTTACAAGATGGCATTAACGTGATGCTTTCGGATTTCGAGAACAACATGCAGGAGGATGCGCGCAATACGATTCTTGTTGTTTACAACTACGATGGACAAGATCTTGGTGAGTTCCGCCGTAATCTATCGCAATATGGTGCCGTTAAGGTCCGCCGTGGTGATGGGCAAAATGGTGGCGTTGATACGTTAACAGTTAATGTGAATGCAGATAATTACAAAGCGATCCTTACACTCTTTAAAAAGGCACTCATTGAAAACGGCCGTGGCTACGATGCCAAAGACGAGCGCATGTCTAACAATCCAAACCAAATGAATATCCAGTCCATGTATAGCGATATTGAGCTTGATGCAAACGGCATTGAAACCGAGTTCCAAGCGTCATTCGAAGAGTTGCTATGGTTCATTAACCAGCATCTTGCCAACACTGGACATGATGACTTTGAAGGTGAGCCAGTCGATATTATCTTTAACCGTGACGTCCTGATAAATGAAACTGAAGTCATTCAAGGGTTAGAAAAATCACCGTATCTATCCGAGGAAACACGCATTGCCCAGCATCCTTACGTGAAAGATGTTCAGCTTGAATTGAAGCGCTTGAAGCAAGAACAGCAGGAACTAATGAACATGCATGATAATTACGCTGATACTTTTAAACAATTAAACGGTGGTGGCTCTAATGGCAAAGAAACCGCGTAA
- a CDS encoding PBSX family phage terminase large subunit, protein MAENRVVLSEIITEQFKPFWRASRAKEHLRYVLKGGRGSGKSFHIPMRILSDIMEYPVSALGIRKVQNTILKSIYANFKAAANVMGVRKYFRFVDSRLEITYLPRGNKIYFAGADDPEKIKSIKDADFPLAIVWFEELAEFKNEDDVTTIENSILREELEGKIFSQADRKRAYPFDYSFYYSYNPPKRRQSWVNKKYEGSMIYANTYVDHSTYLGNPHLSKKFIEEAENVKKNKPLKYRWEYMGEAIGSGVVPFDNLAIKAGSITDDMVASFDNIRNAVDFGYATDPLAYVRWHYDKKKNAIYALDEIYGVKISNRTLANRLKEKDYQSDRIAADSAEPKSIAELRDDFGIPRIYGVKKGPDSVEFGEEWLDDLDAIYIDPLRTPNIAKEFENIDYQTDKDGNPLARLEDKDNHTIDATRYAFEEDMRGNTFSFN, encoded by the coding sequence ATGGCTGAAAATCGTGTCGTACTCTCAGAAATAATCACAGAACAATTTAAACCGTTTTGGCGAGCTTCAAGAGCAAAGGAACATTTGCGTTATGTATTAAAAGGTGGACGTGGTTCGGGTAAGTCGTTTCATATTCCAATGCGCATTTTATCAGACATCATGGAATATCCTGTGTCAGCATTAGGTATACGTAAAGTACAAAATACGATTCTTAAATCGATTTATGCCAACTTTAAAGCGGCAGCTAATGTAATGGGTGTGCGAAAGTATTTCCGTTTTGTAGATTCGCGCTTGGAAATCACTTATTTACCGCGTGGCAATAAAATTTATTTCGCTGGTGCCGATGATCCCGAAAAAATTAAATCGATTAAGGATGCAGATTTCCCGTTAGCTATCGTTTGGTTTGAAGAATTAGCGGAATTTAAAAATGAAGATGATGTAACCACAATTGAAAATTCAATTCTACGAGAGGAATTGGAAGGGAAGATATTTTCGCAAGCCGACCGCAAGCGAGCATACCCTTTCGATTACTCTTTTTATTATTCTTACAATCCACCAAAACGTAGACAAAGCTGGGTTAATAAGAAGTATGAGGGTTCTATGATTTATGCGAATACGTATGTAGACCATTCAACGTATTTAGGGAATCCGCATTTATCTAAGAAATTTATTGAAGAGGCTGAAAACGTAAAGAAAAATAAGCCTTTGAAATATCGTTGGGAGTACATGGGCGAAGCAATCGGCTCAGGTGTAGTACCATTTGATAACCTTGCCATTAAAGCTGGTAGCATTACAGACGATATGGTAGCTTCATTCGATAACATTCGTAATGCAGTCGATTTCGGTTATGCCACAGACCCTTTAGCTTATGTTCGTTGGCACTACGATAAAAAGAAAAATGCTATCTATGCCCTTGATGAAATATACGGCGTGAAAATTAGTAACCGTACACTAGCTAATCGTTTGAAGGAAAAAGATTATCAAAGTGATCGTATTGCAGCTGATAGCGCAGAGCCGAAGTCTATTGCAGAATTACGAGATGATTTTGGAATTCCGCGAATTTATGGTGTGAAGAAAGGTCCTGATAGCGTTGAATTCGGCGAGGAATGGCTAGATGATTTAGACGCTATTTACATCGACCCTTTACGTACACCAAATATAGCAAAGGAATTTGAAAATATTGATTATCAAACGGATAAAGACGGAAATCCTTTAGCTCGTTTGGAGGATAAGGATAATCATACGATTGATGCAACGCGCTATGCCTTTGAAGAGGATATGAGAGGCAATACATTCAGTTTTAACTAG